Proteins from a single region of Alloscardovia omnicolens:
- the miaB gene encoding tRNA (N6-isopentenyl adenosine(37)-C2)-methylthiotransferase MiaB → MNEDMMTRTERLGTANDSVDDLNTTLRVPSDGRSQPVYYVHTLGCQMNAHDSERIAGVLEADGYTKASQAQIESSDVDLIVLNTCAVRENATSRMYGTLGQYAELKRANPQLQIAVGGCMAQKDRQRITQLAPWVDAVFGTKNIGSLTTLLHEARRTQKPQVEVVSELNQFPSELPTVRASKASAWVSISVGCNNTCTFCIVPAVRGKERDRRPGEILAEIENCVERGIKEVTLLGQNVNSYGYATGDRFAFSKLLRACGEIEGLERVRFTSPHPAAFTPDVIDAMAHTPNVMPQLHMPLQSGSDKVLRAMRRSYRIEKFMTILDNVRAAISEAEITTDIIVGFPGETEEDFQATMDALKRARFTSAYIFEYSPRPGTPAATMEQVPAEVSHDRFKRLHALQEEISAQIMSKHVGKTVEIMITELRGAKDAKTHRVSGRDRGGNLVHLRVPEGYEQPQVGDFVTCTVTESASHYLIADPNPQRGDIYELRH, encoded by the coding sequence TGTACCTTCAGATGGACGGTCACAACCCGTCTATTATGTGCATACTTTAGGGTGCCAAATGAATGCGCACGATTCTGAACGTATTGCTGGAGTACTTGAGGCAGACGGCTACACAAAGGCAAGCCAAGCTCAAATCGAGTCATCTGATGTCGATCTTATTGTGCTCAACACATGCGCAGTACGTGAAAATGCCACCTCACGTATGTATGGAACACTCGGTCAATATGCTGAACTCAAACGAGCTAACCCGCAACTACAAATAGCAGTAGGCGGATGCATGGCTCAAAAAGATCGTCAACGTATTACCCAGTTGGCGCCATGGGTTGATGCGGTATTCGGAACTAAAAATATCGGATCCTTAACTACGCTCCTGCACGAAGCGCGACGCACACAGAAACCACAGGTTGAAGTCGTATCAGAACTTAATCAATTCCCGAGCGAACTGCCTACTGTACGAGCCTCAAAAGCAAGCGCATGGGTATCCATCTCTGTGGGCTGCAATAACACCTGCACATTCTGCATCGTTCCAGCAGTACGCGGAAAAGAACGTGATCGTCGACCAGGAGAAATCCTGGCAGAAATCGAAAACTGCGTAGAACGAGGCATTAAAGAAGTTACTCTGCTCGGTCAAAACGTTAATTCTTATGGGTATGCCACAGGAGATAGATTCGCATTCAGCAAATTATTGCGTGCGTGCGGCGAGATTGAGGGATTGGAGCGAGTGCGCTTCACCTCACCACATCCAGCAGCATTTACGCCAGATGTTATTGACGCTATGGCACACACACCTAATGTGATGCCACAACTACATATGCCACTGCAATCCGGATCAGATAAAGTCCTACGCGCTATGCGACGCAGCTACCGCATAGAAAAGTTCATGACTATTCTCGATAACGTGCGCGCCGCCATCTCAGAAGCCGAAATAACCACAGACATTATTGTGGGATTCCCAGGAGAAACCGAGGAAGATTTTCAAGCAACCATGGATGCTCTCAAACGAGCACGCTTTACATCAGCCTACATTTTTGAATACTCACCACGACCAGGAACGCCTGCAGCCACCATGGAACAAGTTCCTGCTGAAGTATCACACGACAGGTTTAAGCGTCTGCACGCACTCCAAGAAGAAATATCTGCACAGATTATGTCCAAACACGTCGGCAAAACCGTCGAAATCATGATTACAGAACTTCGCGGAGCTAAAGACGCCAAAACACACCGTGTATCAGGACGTGATCGAGGAGGAAACCTTGTGCACCTGCGCGTACCAGAAGGATACGAACAACCACAAGTTGGAGATTTCGTCACCTGTACCGTAACGGAGAGCGCATCACATTACCTTATTGCCGATCCAAATCCACAGCGCGGAGACATCTATGAACTGCGCCACTAA